The window TCCATTTTGTTGGTGGTCATGATGTTGCCTTTCCTTAGTACCTACCAGTACCAaagtcgaccccaactcatggtgaccccgtgtgtatcagaatagaactatactcctcagggttttcagtggctaattttttggaaagagatagccaggtctttcttctgaggtgcctccaggtggactcgaacctccaaccttttgcttagcaggtgAGCATGTTCACCATTtgaccccccagggactcccatttgaTCTCTAGGAAGCATGAAGAATTAAGCCCACGATCAGTCTTGGTTGAGGTTGAAGTTGTGTTAATTAATTTCAGATCTTGTACAATTGATACTTGTCCAATTGCATCCCATAAGACTAACAAAGAGAAACCCAGTCCCCAGTGTCTGGGTGCTAAGAAAGAGCAGAGAGCACAGCTGTGAAAACTAGCCTCTTAGTGCTCCTAGCGGAGAAAAAAACAGTCGAcgtgttgactctgactcctggtgaccctgttAGAGTAAAaaggtgctccacagggtttttggtggctgattttttagaagtagattatcaggcttttcttctgaggtgcttctgggtggactcaacctccaacattttggttggcaggtgAAGTCACGTTTGCACCCCCAGAGACTCAGTTTGGGATGCACCAATCAGCAGCTCAGGGACTTTGATAGTGGACTGAGGTTACTAGTGGAGGGCTAGAGGGGTGGAAGCCTGACTCACCCCTTTGAGAGCCCACAGTGCAAGCTCCTTGATTCCTGATTCTTACTAGCTCAACTTCCCCCACTGCGTGGTGTTTGCTCTAAATGAGTCActtgggctgggggctgggctgTGCATGTTTACAGAGGTGCCGGCACCTTCAGGAGTTGGTGAAGCAGGGTGGTGTCTGGCGACAGCCACCTACCTTTCCGCTTCCACCCCTGCACCCTCCCACTCCCACCTCTCCACCCTCCCGCTCCCTCCCACCTTCCCGCCCCCATCCCCCACCttcctctcctgccccctcacccCCTCGCCCCCATTCCCCCACTTTCCCTCCCCCATCCCCCCAccttcccacccccatccccccaCCTTCCTGCCCCATGTCCCTAACCCTAGTGCCCCCCAGGAGGTGCCCACCCTGCGGCAGCTGTGGGCGCGCGGCCACCAGGTCGTCATCTCCTATGAGGATGAGGGCTCGGTGAGCAGACACGGGGAGCTGTGGCTGGGCATCCCGTACTGGTGGGGGAACAAGGTGAAGACGGGTGACCTCATTCGCTACCTGGAGCTCATGAAAAGCGTCGGGCGCCCAGGTGGGTCACTATGTTGTGCGTGGTAGTCTCTGTCCAGAAATCTGAACCTCCAAAGATGGGAAACTGGGGAGACAAGCAGGAGGGACTCAGTGGGCAGTGGAGTTTAAAAAACACTGCCTAATTCCCTCCACCGCCTCACTGTTCTAGACAAACTGTTTGTGGCCGGCATCAATCTCACTGAGAATCTGGGATATGTGCTCGTGCACCCATCACAGTCCCTGAAGACCATGACGTTGCCCAGCCTCCCGTACCTGGGTGCCTGGGTCCGAGAGCAGTGTCCAGGGCCCAGCTCCTGCTGCACCAACATCATCGCCGGCGACTTCATCGGTGCAGACGATTTCGTCAGCAACGTCATACGGCTCAATGACAAGCTGCTGAGGTGCTGACCTGCTGCTTGGTGAAGTCCAGTACGTGGTGATCCTCAGCTATCAGGCCCTTTTGTGAAGTCCAGTATGCAGCGGCTCCGAGGCTGACCCTTAGTCCTACAAGTATGCCACCATTTTTGTGACCAAATGCCGGTGAGGAGGACTGGGGTCCCGTGGGGTCTGCGTGGGGTCTGCTCAGCCTCCTCTTGCCTCCCTGGCATGGAGCCTCTCACCACCAGTGGTCACAGTTTCTCCACTGGGAGGGGTTAAATATATACGCAGATGATTAAGGATGACATGACAGCATcttggaaggaagaaaaggacctGTAGTGTAGAGTTCTGATCTTCTGGGGTCCAACTCATCTGTGCTGTGGTTGCTGAGGAGAGAGCCTCCCTAGGCTGCCTCGTTTTGGTGGCTTTGAGAGTTTCAGCATAGCATTTGGATAGCTTCAAGGGCCTGCTAACACACAGAGTGCTCAAGATTATTATGCTGGTTGGATAGGACTGAAGATGTTGGAatcctattaagaaaaaaaaaaaattccaatgaaATCACAGGCTGTTTTTTCCCAGCCCAGCAGGCTTCCTAAGGGCTGGCtggttttatttcactttttccaAGTGTTAACAGAAATGAATGGAATGGAATGTTCACATTTATTACAAAGGTGGAAATGACTGGCAGGGTTAGAATGGTGTTGAGTACATGCTCCCCCACACTTCCCAGAGGCCTTTCTGTAATGTTTTCACATGGGGTAATAAATGGGTGGGGCAGGTGTAACACAGGAATAATGAGCCCCACTTCATGCTCATGTTGTGACCTTATTGCACATTGTTTCTTGTCCTCATGACCACCCCGTGGACACTGCTCACGTCTTCCCTGGGGTAAGGAAATGAGTGGGGCGGGTATATAACACATGTATAATAGGACTTGCTCCAAGCCCATGTTGTCACCTTGGTGTTACAAGTTATTTCTCATCCTCATGACTGCCCCTTGGACACTGCTCACGTCTTCACTGGAGTGAGAACACAGATGGGGCAGGTATAGCACACGTATAACAGGCCCTGCTCCATGCCCACGTTGTCACCTTGCTGGTACAAGTTGTTTCTTGTCCTCATGGCCGCCCCTTGGACACTGCTCACGTCTTCACTGGGGTAAGAACACAGATGGGGCAGGTATAACACACGTATAACAGGCCCTGCTCCAAGTCCATGTGGTGACCTTGCTGTTACAAGTTGTTTCTTGTCCTCATGGCCGCCCCTTGGACACTGCTCATGACTTCACTGGGGTAAGAACACAGGTGGGGCAGGTATAACACACATATAAAAGGCCTTGCCCCAAGCCCATGCTGTGACGTTGCTGTTACaagttgtttctcattttcataacTGCGCTTTTGGACCCTCCCCATGTTTCCTCTCTCACCTGGCCACTTCAGATAAGGTTCCTCAACCTTCCTCTTCTCTGCCCAGTCACTCCAGACGCAGGTATGTTGGCTGCACTGCTCCTCTGGTGCACACTGGAATTCAAACCTCTTGTCTTCACTCTCCTATTTTTGCCCTCTTAACCACACCTGTgattctctccttcctcccaaGGCTGCAGATCAGTGTTTGTCAGTTTTCCAACTTTCTAACCCTCCTTTTGCCTCAAGGCCTTGTGGGAGACTGGCCATTTTCCAGACAGGTTCTGCTCTGCTTTCTGACATCAGGGTTCCAGGCTTCAAAACTGGAAGGTCCCAGAAATACCTCATTTTGTCCATGTAGATTTTTAGAATTGGTGATTTAAGTTCTTGGACAAATCGTGGACAGTGACCACTGTTCTTATCTCACTTCTGTCTTAAGAGGGGAGCTAGGAATTCTTTTATGACTCCTGTTCTAGAACATTCTGCCTATAGTGGAAGGACATCAGACACTAGGTTTTCTTATTAGAGTATTAAAAATGACTATTTAATCCATATTGGAATAAATTCTCTTTCCAATCCAATTACTCATTTTCCAAAAGAaaacctgtttttgtttttgatcccTTAAATGAAAGTACCTGAAAGACAAACTTTGGGGACCATATCCCACTGAGTACCTCAGACCCATGACTCTGCTGGGTCAGGCTCCCCAGAAGATAGGAACTTGATGCTCAAGAAAGACAAGTCGAAGATGAAGAACCATTAAGTCTGTGACTTAATGACCGTCAGTTTTCTCTAAATCTGCGGCAGGAACTATCCAACATGAATCATTCAATTCTACAGAATAATTAAAGGAAATTAAAGCCAGGTATgcttataggttttttttttttttacaaaacagACAACCAAAGCATGTTTGGAAGCTGTCATTTTAACACTCGAGAAGGATCATTAGGACACGTTCAGTGATTTGGTACTTTTTTGAGTTTAAAATCAAATTGTgcctccttcctctttgttttattttgtgataCAAATTCAAGGAatggatcatattttttaatcttttaaatattttaagctcTTCCACAGGCACGTTAAGCAGAGTTTCTGTGTTTAACATTCAAGATGAACTTTTGAGACTTTTGCATTTGGAGGGATGTTTTGTCCTGTGGGACGTGTCTCTCTGGTGGGGTGTGGCCTCACCTGCCCAGGCTCCGGCCCTGAAAAGGCGCTGCATCCCGTCCACCTCCAGGCCCTGCAGACCCAGCACGCTTCTCTGTAACCCTCAACAAACGCTGCCGACTGAGTGAGTGACTGCCCGTGGTCGTGTGTCTTGGGCTCTTCTCTGAATGACCTTGCCCTGCTCATGATAGAGTTGTGTTTCGGGCCCCCGTGGGGGTCTTCCCGTGAGAACTCTCCCACCTACGCAGGTTGGCCCTCATGACCCCAGGCTCCTGTGGGTGCGGCTGGAGCCTGGAATTGGGAGTTGTTACGGATTGAATAGCGTCCCccacaaatatgtgttgtaaatcccgtgtctatgcctgtggttataatcctggtTGTGaacgggttgtctttgttacgtggatgaggcaggattagtgtagggtgtgtggtgagtcaatctcttttgagatataagagattaaacaagcaagcagagacgggggaagagagatgccaagacacatggaggtcTCTAAGGAACCAGGACGTAcatgctgaagagacaaggaccttgctccagagctgagagagccATGTCCTAGAGTtgactctgaattcagacttgtagactccctacactgtgagaaaatacatttgttaaacccacccacttgtggtattcctattttttttttagacagctAAGATGGAGAGGGGTAGGGGGTGAGGAAGCCCATTCACAGAAAAAGATGTcttaggagtgtgtgtgtgtgtacatgcatgtgtggTGGTATGtgatgtgtgtacatgtgtatggtggtatgtggtgtgtgtacatgtgtgtcgTGTTGTATACATGTGGTATATACATGTGGTTTGTACATGTTCGTACGTGTgatgtatacatgtgtgtatgtgtggtggtatgtggtgtgtgtgtacatgtgtgctgtatacatgtgtgtggtatgtgtgtggagAAGGAGCCTGGAACTGGGAGGGGGAAGTCAGTCTGTAGGAAGAGACATCTCAGGAGTCGTCACGGTGGGGCTGTGGGGTGGAGTGGGGCTCTCGTGCCCGGTCGTATCCCACATGAAGTCTGACACGCTCTCCTCTCTTCTGGGGTCCCATGAGACCCCACTTCCCCCTCCCCTTCATCACCACCCCTCTTGGGTAAGTTCCCTGCTGTGGGTTTCTGAGCGTCAGGCAGCCCTGGGGGGCTGATCCTTCACTGCCCCTCTGTGAGTCCCCCTGCTGGGAAGGGGGACCCTGGGCAATGGGGGGGGGGTCCTTGGTAGAGAGCGAGGAGCCAAGAGGAGGACTGGGGTGACTAGACACCACCTGGAAGCTGGCCAGGAGGAAGATGGAGCCTTCAGCCCCTGAGCCCACAGAGGTCAGACAGGAGCCAGGGGGATGCACTGGACACCTCTGGGCAATGGCAGGACGCCCTGGCCCACCTGGGCTTCTCCTCAACCCCAACGACTTGGACAAAGCCTCTGGGACAGAGCAGAGGGGCCGACCTACAGAAAACAATGCTTAGGGCAATGGGGGTTAAATTGCTGAGTGAGCTCTCAGAGTGATGCTCGGTATTAACTGCTCCTTGGTGCCTCTCATGCGACACCCAGGGCGGCACTCTACCTCACCCCGCCCCCAAGACCTCTGGCCGACTGGAAGTGGACAGGCTCCAGTTAGGTCTGACCCGCCAGCACCCAGGCTCTGGACCCAGCATCTGTGCACCCAGTGTCTGTGCACACCTGGGTCCCCCGCACACCTGGGCGTCTGCAtcctggaggaggtgggggcCGTGATGCCCAGACCAGGGCCAAGGCCCAGGGTCCCACCCGTCTGTCCTGGTGGTGGAGCGATCCACGTCCCACTTCACCCATGGGGTCCAGGTAAGTGGCCCCCTGTCCGGAGCACAGCCTGTCTCAAGGCTGCCGTGGGGTGGGACCTGGCGGGCTCCCAGGAAAGGGGGCTCTCATCCCGTCTGTCCTGCACCCCAAGAAGTCCTGCTGTGTGGGTGTCCTGGCTCCCATACAAAGGACCGGGCGCTAGGTGATTTAAAACACAGATTTATCCTCACAGTTCTGAGGCCAGAACGGGCTTTAttgactaaaatcaaggtgtggcAGGGCTGCTTCCTTCTGAAGTTTCCAGGGACAGAATCCCTTTTCCTGTTTCTAGAGAttgcccaaggagccctggtggtgcaacagttgagtgctcagctgccatTTGAAAGATGGTGGTCCCAACCTacgcagcagctctgcaggacttggagatctgctcccatgagAATTACAGCCtaggccctatggggcagttctgctctgtcacacggggttgctatgagtcagaccctcCTGCCTCCCCCACAGAAGGACACTTGTCATTGCTCTGGGGGCCAACCCAGGCCACCCGAGACAATGTCCCCATCTCCAGATTCTTACATCAGTCACGCCTGCACAGTCCCCTTGGCCTGTGAGGTACCATGTTCACGGATCCCGGGGGTTAGGACGTGGGCATCTTTGGGGGCTATTTTCAGTCCGCCACATCTTCCAAAATTGAGTCTGCGCAGGACGAAGGGTTAGGAAAGTTGGGCTTCAGGAGAGGGTGGTGAGCAGGCACTGCGGGAGCTGCAAGTACAAGTGAGCCCTGAAAAATAGAGCCTCTGTCCACTTTCAGGAAGTCCACACACTCCATTTGGTGCTCAG is drawn from Loxodonta africana isolate mLoxAfr1 chromosome X, mLoxAfr1.hap2, whole genome shotgun sequence and contains these coding sequences:
- the LOC135228829 gene encoding PI-PLC X domain-containing protein 1-like isoform X2 — encoded protein: MLTGCQSCVLGSGMCPCTTSPSQVLNITEQLDAGVRYLDLRVAHMAGGPEKNLHFVHMVYTTALVEDTLTEISEWLEKHPREVVILACRNFEGMTEDLHEYLVTCIKNIFGHVLCPRGEVPTLRQLWARGHQVVISYEDEGSVSRHGELWLGIPYWWGNKVKTGDLIRYLELMKSVGRPDKLFVAGINLTENLGYVLVHPSQSLKTMTLPSLPYLGAWVREQCPGPSSCCTNIIAGDFIGADDFVSNVIRLNDKLLRC